A region of Candidatus Aquicultor sp. DNA encodes the following proteins:
- a CDS encoding DDE-type integrase/transposase/recombinase, with amino-acid sequence MPSHEKSSAGISQRIDTELCVAALIMAITARRPAAGLVHHSDRGVQYASERYVQLLKEYGFASAFLIRQAQIA; translated from the coding sequence ATGCCTTCTCACGAAAAGTCGTCGGCTGGCATAAGTCAAAGAATCGACACAGAACTCTGTGTGGCGGCGCTTATCATGGCCATAACAGCGAGAAGACCCGCAGCTGGTCTTGTGCATCACTCGGACAGAGGCGTGCAGTATGCTTCAGAGCGATACGTGCAGCTACTTAAAGAGTATGGTTTTGCTTCAGCATTTCTTATTAGACAAGCGCAAATTGCCTAG
- a CDS encoding ABC transporter permease subunit, producing the protein MNIFFRELRAHRKSLIAWSVGMFFLVLSGMSKYSAYSASGTSANELFKHLPKALQALLGVGGGVDLSTAIGFYSVLFLYIIVMASIHASLLGAEIISKEEQDKTAEFLFAKPVSRTQVITQKLLASVFNIVVLNLVALVSSIAIVAAFNKGASANTDIVLLMVGLLFVQLIFASIGMAAAAISKKPKRAAPIATGFLLVTFFLSVWLDIYSKLPGLKYLTPFQYFVARNIIRDTSLDPIYIALSVGIVAVMLLAVYLSYNRRDLST; encoded by the coding sequence ATGAATATCTTTTTTAGAGAACTAAGGGCACACAGAAAGTCATTGATCGCGTGGTCGGTCGGAATGTTCTTCTTAGTCCTTTCGGGCATGAGCAAATACTCGGCTTATTCCGCGTCCGGCACGTCCGCCAATGAGTTGTTCAAGCATCTGCCGAAAGCACTCCAGGCGTTGCTGGGTGTGGGTGGAGGCGTCGACTTGTCGACAGCTATCGGCTTCTACTCGGTTTTGTTCCTATACATCATAGTAATGGCATCGATTCATGCGTCTTTGCTGGGAGCGGAAATCATCTCAAAAGAAGAGCAGGATAAAACCGCCGAGTTTTTGTTCGCGAAACCGGTTTCGCGAACGCAGGTCATAACACAAAAGCTCCTTGCGTCGGTCTTCAATATTGTCGTACTTAATCTGGTAGCGCTCGTCTCGTCGATAGCCATTGTGGCTGCATTCAATAAGGGGGCATCTGCCAATACCGATATCGTTCTTCTTATGGTCGGACTGCTCTTCGTGCAACTAATATTTGCATCTATAGGAATGGCTGCCGCCGCAATATCTAAGAAACCTAAGCGCGCAGCCCCGATAGCAACCGGCTTCTTGCTGGTTACGTTCTTTCTCTCGGTATGGCTGGATATCTACAGTAAACTGCCAGGCCTCAAGTATTTGACGCCATTCCAATACTTTGTCGCCAGGAATATAATACGAGACACCTCGTTAGACCCGATTTATATCGCGCTATCAGTAGGTATTGTTGCCGTAATGCTGCTGGCTGTGTATCTCTCGTACAACAGAAGAGATCTAAGCACCTAA
- a CDS encoding ABC transporter permease subunit, whose translation MRNMFLHELKQYRKSTIIWTISLIAVAVLFLSIYTSFTKDIAALQKLLASLPDVVKKAFGITLADLSITGFYSMILSYVILAGSIQAMIIGTSIVSKEEREKTAEFLLAKPVRRSQVLTAKLLAGLTILLITNAVFMGSIPILLNALVGQTIAFNTFLLLSLTLLFVQIFFLGLGFLVSVAAPKIRSVLSVSLSTVFAFYILGTLDSIIGSTTIRYFTPFKYYDLLYIAKHGSYEIGFVLLEAVLVIAAVVTSYYVYQNRDIRST comes from the coding sequence ATGAGAAACATGTTCTTGCATGAATTAAAGCAATACCGAAAATCGACAATAATCTGGACTATCTCGCTAATAGCGGTTGCTGTGTTATTTTTATCGATATATACGTCATTCACAAAAGATATCGCGGCTCTACAAAAACTCCTTGCGAGTCTTCCGGATGTTGTTAAAAAAGCCTTCGGGATAACGCTGGCCGACTTATCGATAACCGGGTTCTACTCGATGATATTGAGCTATGTGATACTGGCGGGTTCGATACAAGCGATGATTATCGGAACATCCATCGTATCTAAAGAAGAGCGCGAGAAGACAGCCGAGTTTCTTTTAGCGAAACCTGTTCGAAGGTCGCAAGTCTTAACCGCAAAGCTTTTGGCAGGGCTAACGATTCTGCTCATCACAAACGCCGTGTTCATGGGTTCGATTCCGATACTTTTGAACGCGCTCGTCGGCCAGACAATCGCTTTTAACACATTTCTACTATTGTCATTAACGCTCCTGTTTGTTCAAATATTCTTTTTAGGATTAGGATTTCTAGTGTCGGTGGCTGCTCCAAAGATAAGGTCGGTGTTATCGGTGTCTTTGTCGACGGTTTTCGCGTTCTATATTCTCGGTACGCTCGATTCGATAATCGGCAGCACCACGATACGATATTTTACGCCCTTTAAGTATTATGACCTTCTTTACATAGCAAAGCACGGTTCTTACGAAATTGGGTTCGTTTTACTGGAAGCGGTTCTTGTTATAGCGGCAGTCGTAACCAGCTATTATGTTTATCAGAATCGAGATATCCGCTCGACATAG
- a CDS encoding ABC transporter ATP-binding protein, producing the protein MKVIETKKLTKYYGESRGIIDVDLVVEEGELYGFIGPNGAGKSTTIRCLLSLIYPTSGSATIFGKDVIEYGAEIKEDIGYLPSEVFYYDNMKVKDLLNYSASFYKKDSKKRIQELAEIMDLDTSKRIDDLSYGNKKKVGIVQGLLHEPKLIILDEPTGGLDPLMQQKFFNLLKAENERGATILLSSHVLSEVQRLCDKVAIIKEGRIVNVEKMSDLAKSSYSRFKIEAKAPIEKSYFDVAGVTGLKVENNSASFVFKGDINSMTKLIAALDLQTLWVEEPDLEEIFMHYYE; encoded by the coding sequence ATGAAAGTAATCGAGACAAAAAAATTAACTAAATACTATGGTGAGTCGAGAGGCATCATCGATGTGGACCTCGTTGTCGAAGAAGGGGAGCTCTATGGTTTTATCGGGCCGAATGGCGCGGGGAAATCGACCACGATTCGCTGTCTCCTTTCGTTGATTTACCCGACCAGTGGAAGCGCCACGATATTTGGAAAAGACGTAATCGAATATGGCGCTGAAATCAAGGAAGATATCGGATATCTGCCATCCGAGGTTTTTTACTACGACAACATGAAGGTAAAAGACTTGCTGAATTATAGCGCAAGCTTCTATAAGAAAGACTCTAAAAAGAGGATACAGGAATTGGCCGAGATCATGGACCTGGACACAAGTAAGAGAATCGATGACCTTTCCTACGGCAACAAGAAAAAGGTGGGGATTGTTCAGGGATTGCTTCATGAGCCGAAACTGATAATCCTGGATGAGCCGACCGGCGGTCTCGACCCTTTGATGCAGCAGAAGTTCTTCAATCTACTAAAAGCGGAGAATGAAAGAGGGGCCACGATACTGCTCTCGTCTCACGTGCTAAGCGAAGTCCAGAGATTGTGCGACAAAGTGGCTATCATCAAAGAAGGCAGAATCGTCAACGTAGAGAAAATGAGCGATTTGGCCAAGAGCAGTTACAGCAGATTCAAGATTGAGGCGAAAGCCCCGATCGAGAAGAGTTACTTTGATGTTGCCGGGGTAACCGGATTAAAAGTAGAGAACAATTCAGCAAGCTTCGTGTTCAAAGGCGACATCAACTCCATGACAAAGCTGATTGCTGCATTGGATCTTCAGACGCTGTGGGTCGAAGAGCCGGATCTTGAAGAGATCTTTATGCACTATTACGAATAA
- a CDS encoding site-2 protease family protein → MESGIRIGKILGIDISLDYSWFVIFALITFGLAFALFPQLAPDLNSTTYVILGLITSVLFFASVLLHEIMHSLVAKRYGMKIEGIRLMIFGGVSQLSDEPHSAGVEFKMALAGPLTSIILGGIFMGLFFIGRQMHLAVMFLVPTFWLGYINLLLGVFNLLPGFPLDGGRVLRSAIWHFTGNLKRATSIASNFGKGLSYLMILVGVFGIATLNYNLTWFLLIGWYLLRAAETGYQQVIIEEAMEGLKVAHAMTQNPETVAPDINIESMVKEHFMQHNWVAYPVVENNSVKGIITISNIKGLPPRSWGRKLVRDVMIPISTDIVATPDMELSEALSKLDAKDDRRLLVMQGGHLLGILSRLDVRRTIVNKLRKQAEEDESRNDQKTAA, encoded by the coding sequence ATGGAAAGCGGGATACGGATAGGAAAGATTCTTGGTATAGATATCAGCTTGGATTATAGCTGGTTCGTAATATTTGCGCTCATTACATTCGGGCTCGCATTCGCGTTGTTCCCACAGCTTGCACCGGATTTGAATTCGACGACCTACGTTATACTGGGGCTTATCACCTCGGTGCTGTTTTTTGCATCGGTGCTGCTGCACGAGATCATGCACTCTCTGGTGGCAAAGCGCTATGGGATGAAGATCGAAGGAATTCGGCTCATGATCTTTGGCGGCGTCTCGCAGCTCAGCGACGAGCCGCATTCGGCGGGCGTAGAATTTAAGATGGCACTCGCAGGCCCATTGACCAGCATAATCTTAGGTGGCATATTTATGGGATTGTTCTTTATTGGCAGGCAGATGCACCTTGCAGTCATGTTTTTGGTGCCGACGTTTTGGCTCGGTTACATCAACTTACTGCTCGGCGTATTCAATCTGCTGCCGGGCTTCCCGCTCGATGGCGGGCGTGTGCTGCGCTCGGCTATCTGGCACTTTACAGGGAACCTGAAGCGGGCAACCAGCATTGCCTCGAACTTCGGTAAGGGATTATCGTACTTGATGATCTTGGTTGGTGTGTTCGGTATTGCGACGCTTAACTACAACTTGACGTGGTTCCTACTGATCGGATGGTACTTGCTGCGCGCTGCCGAAACCGGCTACCAACAGGTTATTATCGAAGAAGCGATGGAGGGGCTCAAAGTCGCCCACGCAATGACGCAAAACCCGGAAACGGTCGCCCCCGATATCAACATCGAGTCGATGGTCAAAGAGCACTTTATGCAGCACAACTGGGTTGCATACCCGGTTGTCGAGAATAATTCGGTCAAGGGCATTATTACAATAAGCAATATCAAGGGTTTGCCGCCCAGAAGTTGGGGCAGAAAACTGGTGCGCGACGTTATGATTCCAATTTCGACCGATATCGTCGCCACGCCGGATATGGAGCTGTCCGAAGCATTATCAAAGCTCGACGCCAAGGATGACCGGCGCCTGCTCGTTATGCAGGGCGGCCACTTACTCGGCATCTTAAGCCGCCTTGACGTGCGCCGGACGATCGTAAACAAGCTTCGCAAGCAAGCTGAAGAAGACGAGAGTAGAAACGATCAAAAGACAGCAGCATAG
- a CDS encoding ferredoxin, which translates to MRHPVVDREECIGCGQCEQICPEAFELGEDGLAQVINKEPGAELEARIDEAIEDCPTAAISWED; encoded by the coding sequence ATGAGACACCCTGTTGTAGACCGTGAAGAGTGCATCGGCTGCGGCCAATGCGAACAGATTTGCCCGGAAGCATTTGAACTCGGCGAGGATGGGCTCGCACAAGTCATTAATAAAGAGCCGGGCGCGGAACTTGAAGCGCGTATCGACGAAGCAATTGAAGATTGCCCGACCGCGGCGATTAGCTGGGAAGACTAA
- a CDS encoding PilT/PilU family type 4a pilus ATPase: MEMHDILRLLADKDGSDAHIKANNAPYIRIDGTLLPIDMPPLDPDAAERFVSAIMTERQKALLAAKKEVDFAYSMPGVGRFRVNVFWERGHVGAVLRRIRSGDLSIASLNLPPVLEKLAEERRGLVLVTGTAGSGKSTTLGALVDHINRMRRCNIVTIEDPIEMLHEDKQSIINQREIGIDTETYADALKHVVRQDPDVIMIGEMRDMETAKAAISAAEMGNLVLSSLHTIDAAETINRIIDFFPPYQQRQIRLMLTSTLKGIVSLRLLPKVGGGRIPAVEVMISTGTIKDYIVNDDQTSKIKDAIEQGEYYGMQSFDQSLLTLVMQGLVALEDAVAMSNNAHDFMLKAKQAGLQIAS; the protein is encoded by the coding sequence ATGGAAATGCACGATATATTACGGCTTTTGGCCGACAAAGACGGCTCGGACGCCCACATAAAAGCAAACAACGCTCCATACATCCGTATCGACGGGACGCTATTGCCGATCGATATGCCGCCGCTCGATCCCGATGCCGCAGAGCGATTTGTCTCAGCCATCATGACCGAACGCCAGAAAGCACTGCTGGCCGCCAAAAAGGAAGTCGATTTCGCCTACAGCATGCCCGGTGTGGGGCGGTTTCGCGTCAACGTTTTTTGGGAGCGGGGCCATGTCGGCGCGGTTCTTCGCCGCATTCGCAGCGGTGATTTAAGCATCGCAAGCCTTAACCTTCCGCCGGTTTTAGAAAAACTTGCCGAGGAAAGACGCGGGCTCGTACTTGTAACCGGTACTGCGGGAAGCGGAAAGTCGACTACACTGGGCGCGCTCGTCGATCACATCAACCGCATGCGACGCTGCAATATCGTAACCATCGAAGACCCAATCGAGATGCTCCACGAGGACAAGCAAAGCATTATAAATCAACGCGAGATCGGTATCGATACCGAGACGTACGCAGACGCGCTCAAACACGTTGTCCGCCAAGATCCCGACGTTATTATGATTGGTGAGATGCGCGACATGGAAACCGCGAAGGCAGCCATCAGCGCAGCGGAAATGGGCAACCTGGTATTAAGTTCGCTGCATACAATCGATGCGGCTGAAACGATCAACCGCATTATAGATTTCTTTCCACCGTACCAGCAACGCCAAATCCGTTTAATGCTCACCTCGACGCTTAAGGGAATTGTATCGCTGCGCTTGCTGCCGAAAGTTGGGGGAGGGCGCATACCGGCGGTCGAGGTAATGATTTCGACCGGCACCATTAAAGATTATATCGTTAACGACGATCAGACATCGAAGATTAAAGATGCAATCGAGCAAGGTGAATATTACGGGATGCAAAGTTTTGATCAGAGTTTGCTCACGCTTGTTATGCAAGGGTTGGTAGCGCTTGAAGATGCGGTTGCCATGTCAAACAACGCCCACGATTTCATGCTAAAAGCAAAGCAAGCTGGCCTACAAATCGCCAGTTAG
- a CDS encoding secondary thiamine-phosphate synthase enzyme YjbQ, whose protein sequence is MSFSISTSAEVELIDITKQVSRQVQSSGVTDGLALIYVPHATAAILINEHEAGLITDMTEMVKTLVPRTGSYRHDRIDNNAAAHLASALLGCSLTMPVTSGQLERGTWQNIFLVELDGPRSHRTVIVKVIGR, encoded by the coding sequence ATGAGCTTTTCAATTTCAACATCGGCTGAGGTAGAGCTGATAGATATTACGAAGCAGGTTAGTCGGCAAGTGCAATCTAGTGGTGTTACCGATGGGCTTGCGCTCATCTACGTGCCGCACGCCACAGCGGCCATCTTAATTAACGAGCATGAAGCCGGCCTTATCACCGATATGACCGAGATGGTGAAAACCCTTGTCCCACGCACCGGCTCATACCGGCATGACCGCATCGACAACAACGCCGCAGCGCACCTCGCGAGCGCGCTTCTCGGGTGCAGCCTGACCATGCCCGTCACCAGCGGGCAGCTTGAGCGCGGAACCTGGCAAAACATTTTTCTCGTTGAGCTCGATGGGCCCAGGAGCCATCGCACGGTTATCGTCAAGGTTATCGGACGCTAG
- a CDS encoding NlpC/P60 family protein, with product MANPSKASKQAEFNRIQQQVSRIDNELDVVVEQYNESALNLQKTRRELQETTEQLQEAQYNMEVRQTAINKRFRFVYRQGSYSYLEILLNTKSLDQFLYYLELIQRQSEQDARIIAQYKASKIEIEKDSALLVAKEQKQEALLAQVATKKGTIASQLKQRNTLLSKVKGELAQYAKAEALRQACLQRSLKQRYGNMVARVIKVGSDPRHSTVSRGANRGVVSVAMNELGKPYVWGAEGPSSYDCSGLTRYVYGQLGVSLPHSSRAQYGCGQHVSMDQLQAGDLVFFSHGGSISHVGIYVGGGNFIHAPQTGDVVKVSNIANHGGYVGAVRP from the coding sequence TTGGCAAACCCATCAAAAGCTAGCAAGCAAGCCGAGTTTAACCGGATACAGCAGCAAGTTAGCCGTATCGACAATGAGCTCGATGTGGTAGTCGAGCAATACAATGAATCAGCGCTGAATCTGCAAAAAACCCGCAGAGAACTTCAGGAAACAACCGAGCAGCTCCAAGAAGCACAATATAATATGGAGGTCCGGCAGACGGCGATTAACAAACGCTTCCGTTTTGTATATCGCCAGGGCAGTTACTCATATCTTGAGATACTGCTCAATACCAAGAGCCTCGACCAGTTCCTCTATTATTTGGAACTCATTCAACGGCAATCCGAACAAGATGCACGAATAATCGCACAATATAAAGCAAGTAAAATAGAAATAGAGAAAGATAGCGCCCTGTTGGTTGCAAAAGAGCAAAAGCAAGAAGCGCTTCTCGCTCAGGTCGCGACCAAGAAAGGCACGATTGCTTCCCAGCTTAAGCAGCGAAATACACTGCTTTCGAAAGTGAAAGGCGAGCTTGCGCAGTATGCTAAGGCGGAAGCTTTGCGGCAGGCGTGTCTGCAGCGAAGCCTGAAACAACGTTATGGTAATATGGTCGCCCGCGTGATTAAAGTGGGGAGCGATCCCCGCCACTCAACTGTTTCGCGAGGCGCAAACCGCGGTGTTGTGAGCGTTGCTATGAATGAGCTAGGCAAACCATATGTCTGGGGGGCCGAAGGTCCAAGTTCGTATGATTGTTCGGGCCTCACGCGGTATGTCTATGGACAGCTTGGCGTTTCTTTGCCGCACTCAAGCAGGGCCCAGTACGGGTGCGGTCAGCACGTCAGTATGGACCAGCTACAAGCGGGTGATCTAGTGTTCTTCTCACACGGCGGCTCTATTTCACACGTTGGTATTTACGTTGGCGGCGGCAATTTCATTCACGCGCCGCAAACCGGTGACGTCGTGAAGGTCAGCAATATTGCCAATCACGGCGGTTATGTTGGCGCGGTGCGCCCGTAA
- a CDS encoding peptidoglycan-binding protein: protein MQSFAKGNHGDEVVDIQVKLSALGYTLGSDGADGSFGDTTEEAVVEFQRSRHLKSTGIVDEATWRALVEATYKFGGRLLYLRSPFFRGDDVRELQLSLNTLGFNTGIVDGIFGETTERAVRDFQLNFGLPSDGIFGPSSLTAIRNLKHLLSSKASQIFPDPYRNQHSAISVFSNRRIVIDLGTLYDEVGLYTYESELDSEIDVAQDLGMRLGNLLELLGANVIYTGENRSDDLSDVELYIGFRLNASEDIEERGSIVLYCIGTDGEEPECRRLALAVQEEIVRSFGSRNLGIQPTDVTIDGILVPAIFVKPFFITNPAEKNLLNEEVNRQKIAVAVFDGIKNYLQFS from the coding sequence ATGCAATCTTTTGCGAAGGGCAATCACGGCGACGAGGTCGTTGATATACAAGTAAAGCTATCGGCTCTTGGGTACACGCTGGGCTCCGATGGGGCGGATGGTAGCTTTGGTGATACAACTGAAGAAGCGGTTGTCGAGTTTCAACGCAGCCGGCACTTGAAGTCGACCGGCATAGTCGATGAAGCGACCTGGCGCGCGCTGGTTGAAGCGACATATAAGTTCGGCGGCAGGCTTTTGTACCTGCGCTCCCCGTTCTTTCGGGGTGATGACGTACGCGAGTTGCAATTATCGTTAAATACGCTTGGGTTTAATACCGGCATAGTAGACGGGATCTTCGGTGAAACGACCGAGCGCGCGGTGCGTGATTTTCAACTCAATTTCGGCCTCCCCAGCGACGGGATCTTCGGCCCGTCTTCACTTACGGCAATCCGCAATCTAAAACACTTGCTCTCCAGCAAAGCAAGCCAGATTTTTCCCGACCCGTATCGCAACCAGCATTCGGCGATCTCAGTGTTCAGCAACCGCAGAATCGTGATTGATCTCGGAACGCTCTACGATGAAGTCGGCTTATACACGTACGAGAGCGAACTCGACAGTGAAATAGATGTAGCCCAAGATCTCGGTATGCGCCTCGGCAATCTCCTTGAGCTTCTCGGGGCTAATGTTATCTATACCGGCGAAAATAGAAGTGACGATCTTAGCGATGTAGAACTCTATATAGGCTTCCGCCTGAACGCCTCGGAAGATATCGAGGAAAGAGGCAGTATTGTGCTCTACTGCATCGGCACTGATGGTGAAGAGCCGGAGTGCCGGCGTTTAGCGCTCGCCGTTCAAGAGGAGATCGTGCGCTCGTTCGGCTCGCGGAACCTAGGGATACAACCTACCGATGTCACGATAGACGGAATATTGGTGCCCGCAATTTTCGTAAAACCTTTTTTTATTACCAATCCCGCCGAGAAAAACCTGCTCAACGAAGAAGTAAACCGGCAAAAAATCGCTGTTGCGGTATTCGACGGCATAAAGAACTACCTGCAGTTTTCCTAA
- a CDS encoding DUF5658 family protein → MDNSLKLLFALNMTDIVLTRHLTSRGAVELNPIINYLLTVNFVWALLFKVLVSVVFITIVMRLKDQVASMRSLVLGTNIFLALLVVYQLIGVAALS, encoded by the coding sequence ATGGATAATTCCCTTAAGCTTCTATTCGCGCTGAATATGACCGACATCGTGCTGACCAGGCATCTAACAAGCAGGGGAGCGGTAGAGCTAAACCCTATAATCAATTATCTCTTAACGGTTAACTTTGTGTGGGCTCTTTTGTTTAAGGTTCTGGTCTCAGTCGTTTTTATTACGATCGTTATGCGCCTTAAAGATCAGGTTGCAAGTATGCGTTCGCTTGTTTTAGGAACTAATATTTTTTTGGCACTCTTAGTTGTATATCAACTAATCGGCGTAGCGGCATTATCGTAG
- the lon gene encoding endopeptidase La yields the protein MHELDREEIIIPDEIPLIPLRDIIIFPNLVVPLFVGRERSISALEAAMKESHIVALVTQKVAELQDPEPGDLYQIGSAAVIMQELKIPDGTAKALVEGLSRIEIIEFTQTEPYFKARVRVLPEEEDKNIEIEALMRNLVSQFERSAGLGKPIPQEVLLATANIDEPGRLADFIAFHLNLKIDEKQQIIEATAARDRLEKVSIFLNRELEILEIGSKIQSRVKDQLTKTQKEYFLREQLKAIQQELGQVDEQTAEIEELKGKIRAAKMPKEVNEKASKELDRLSKMPSSAAEASVIRTYLDWLIGLPWQKKSKQSLDIKDAEQILDDDHYGLEHVKKRVLEYLAVHQLTEQVKGPILCFAGPPGTGKTSIGKSIARALGRKFVRISLGGVHDEAEIRGHRRTYVGALPGRIMQAINQAGTRNPVFMLDEIDKVGADFRGDPTAALLEVLDPEQNFAFSDHYLEVPFNLSDVVFIATANMLETIPPALRDRMEVIPYAGYTEDEKVQIATKYLIPKQIEANGLTSKQIKLEETALRMIIREYTREAGVRNLERKIAGVCRQVARKVVEGEKKQLKVGEKNLHDYLGPSQFHYGLAEEADEIGVSTGLAWTEVGGDVLSVEATTLPGKGNLILTGSLGDVMQESAQAAVSYIRSRAAALDIDVDFYSKFDIHIHVPSGGIPKDGPSAGITMATALASELTKRPVKRELAMTGEITLRGRVLPIGGVKEKVLAAHRAGVKEIILPEENEKDLELVAKEVKEELKFFFVSHMDEVLDLALRPAETHEKVTALPIKG from the coding sequence ATGCACGAATTAGATAGAGAAGAAATCATAATACCGGATGAAATACCGCTGATTCCGCTTAGAGATATAATTATTTTTCCGAACTTGGTAGTGCCGCTATTTGTCGGCAGAGAGCGCTCTATTTCGGCGCTTGAGGCCGCTATGAAGGAGAGCCATATCGTTGCTCTCGTAACTCAGAAGGTGGCCGAGCTGCAAGATCCCGAGCCCGGAGACCTCTATCAAATCGGTTCTGCCGCAGTGATTATGCAAGAGCTTAAGATTCCGGATGGTACGGCAAAAGCTCTGGTTGAAGGGCTCTCGCGTATCGAGATCATCGAGTTTACTCAGACCGAGCCCTACTTTAAGGCGCGCGTCAGAGTTCTCCCGGAAGAGGAAGATAAAAACATCGAGATCGAGGCGCTCATGCGCAATCTCGTCTCGCAATTTGAGCGCTCGGCCGGCTTAGGCAAGCCGATCCCGCAAGAGGTACTGCTTGCCACGGCGAATATCGATGAGCCCGGCCGTCTGGCCGATTTTATCGCATTCCACTTGAATCTCAAGATTGACGAAAAACAGCAGATCATCGAGGCGACCGCCGCACGCGATAGGCTTGAAAAGGTCAGCATCTTTTTAAATCGCGAGCTTGAGATTCTTGAGATCGGCAGCAAAATACAGTCGCGGGTCAAAGACCAGCTCACCAAGACGCAGAAGGAATACTTTCTGCGCGAGCAGTTAAAAGCCATCCAGCAGGAGCTCGGGCAAGTCGACGAACAAACGGCTGAAATCGAGGAGCTCAAAGGTAAAATCAGAGCGGCGAAGATGCCGAAGGAAGTCAACGAGAAGGCATCAAAAGAGCTCGACAGGCTCTCGAAGATGCCGTCGTCGGCCGCTGAAGCGAGTGTTATTCGCACCTATCTCGATTGGCTTATCGGCCTTCCATGGCAGAAGAAGAGCAAGCAATCGCTTGATATAAAAGATGCCGAGCAGATACTCGATGACGACCATTACGGTCTTGAACACGTGAAAAAGCGCGTGCTCGAGTATTTGGCGGTGCACCAGTTAACCGAACAAGTAAAAGGCCCGATCCTATGCTTCGCCGGCCCTCCGGGAACCGGTAAGACCTCGATAGGAAAGTCAATCGCGCGAGCACTGGGAAGAAAATTCGTGCGCATATCCTTAGGCGGCGTTCACGATGAGGCGGAAATCCGCGGGCACCGCCGCACCTACGTCGGCGCGCTTCCGGGCCGTATTATGCAGGCGATCAACCAGGCGGGTACGAGAAACCCGGTCTTTATGCTCGATGAAATCGATAAAGTCGGCGCAGACTTCCGCGGCGACCCGACGGCAGCGCTGCTCGAGGTACTCGATCCGGAGCAGAACTTTGCATTTTCCGACCACTACCTGGAGGTTCCGTTTAATCTATCCGATGTGGTCTTTATTGCCACAGCGAACATGTTAGAGACCATTCCGCCGGCGCTGCGCGACCGCATGGAGGTCATCCCTTACGCCGGTTATACCGAGGATGAGAAGGTGCAGATTGCAACCAAATACCTCATCCCGAAGCAGATCGAAGCAAACGGCTTAACATCAAAGCAGATCAAACTCGAAGAAACAGCGCTTCGTATGATCATTCGCGAATATACCCGGGAAGCCGGTGTGCGAAATCTCGAGCGCAAGATCGCGGGTGTGTGCCGCCAGGTTGCGCGAAAAGTTGTCGAAGGCGAAAAGAAGCAGCTTAAGGTCGGCGAGAAAAACCTGCACGATTACCTAGGGCCGAGCCAATTCCACTATGGGCTTGCCGAAGAGGCCGATGAGATCGGTGTCTCGACCGGGCTTGCCTGGACGGAAGTCGGCGGCGACGTCCTCTCGGTAGAGGCGACAACGTTACCCGGCAAAGGCAATCTTATCTTAACCGGGAGCCTGGGAGACGTTATGCAGGAGAGCGCGCAGGCGGCGGTCAGCTATATCCGCTCGCGTGCCGCAGCGCTCGATATCGATGTTGATTTCTACAGCAAGTTCGATATTCACATCCACGTGCCGTCGGGCGGCATTCCGAAAGATGGGCCGTCTGCCGGTATCACGATGGCAACCGCGCTCGCATCGGAGCTGACGAAGCGCCCGGTAAAGCGCGAGCTCGCGATGACCGGTGAGATAACGCTGCGGGGCCGTGTGCTTCCGATCGGCGGAGTAAAAGAGAAGGTACTGGCCGCTCACCGGGCCGGCGTTAAAGAGATAATCCTGCCGGAAGAAAACGAGAAAGATCTCGAACTCGTTGCCAAAGAGGTAAAAGAAGAGCTGAAGTTCTTCTTCGTCAGCCATATGGACGAGGTACTCGACCTGGCGCTTCGCCCGGCGGAAACACATGAAAAAGTTACGGCGCTTCCCATAAAAGGGTAG